One window from the genome of Rufibacter tibetensis encodes:
- a CDS encoding HAD family hydrolase — translation MGPYPVIIFDFDGTLCATEDAILYTFKKAFEEKNITPPSPEKIKQAIGTGANLAELLPILHPPLQEKQDEAELQEWVNHYRHLYDTDGGRLTTLFPGAENLIAHLKEQGITCVVISNKGQRAIEDALDRFQLRQHFDLILGDNPEVPFKKKPDPMAYEKVIKPRYPQFASSQILMVGDTDADLLFANNAGLTSCWAAYGYGAKESCNAANPKFTIQSLDELYPIIAHEA, via the coding sequence ATGGGACCTTACCCGGTAATCATCTTTGATTTTGACGGCACTCTGTGTGCCACTGAAGATGCTATTCTATACACCTTCAAGAAAGCGTTTGAGGAAAAGAACATCACCCCGCCTTCGCCTGAAAAGATAAAACAAGCCATTGGCACCGGCGCGAACTTGGCAGAACTCCTGCCCATCCTCCACCCTCCTCTGCAGGAAAAGCAGGACGAAGCTGAGCTACAGGAGTGGGTCAACCATTACCGGCACCTCTATGACACGGATGGAGGAAGACTTACCACCTTGTTTCCGGGCGCCGAAAACCTGATTGCCCACTTGAAAGAGCAGGGAATTACTTGTGTGGTCATCAGCAACAAAGGTCAACGGGCCATAGAAGATGCTTTAGACCGCTTTCAATTACGGCAGCATTTTGATTTGATTCTGGGCGATAATCCTGAGGTACCGTTCAAGAAGAAGCCTGACCCTATGGCGTATGAGAAGGTGATCAAGCCCAGGTACCCTCAATTTGCTTCTTCCCAAATCTTAATGGTGGGAGATACTGACGCAGATTTGTTGTTTGCGAACAATGCTGGGCTTACTTCCTGTTGGGCTGCTTACGGTTACGGGGCTAAAGAGTCCTGTAATGCCGCTAATCCAAAATTCACCATTCAATCTTTAGACGAGCTGTATCCTATTATAGCTCATGAAGCGTAA
- a CDS encoding GSCFA domain-containing protein: MQFRTELTVPTAPSRFSRTKGILTMGSCFAEVMGKKLQDVKANTLVNPFGTIFNPISIHNLLRAALTENTESLEAGLVEYNGIWHHFDFHSSFSHTQPEVLLQRLKDQLQQTHSFLMQAQVLMITWGTAYVYEHIEKHLLVANCHKVPQKAFTKRLLSLEEMVQDTRLTLELLEQHCPSLQVILTVSPVRHLKDTLPLNSVSKSLLRVVAHQAMEHHSKITYFPAYELLLDDLRDYRFYAADLLHPSEMAEEYIWDKFTQAYADQAFTNFISRWKEIQRELAHRSFHPDSQGHQQFLKKLLLKLQEMSLEADVTAEIDLVQHQLRID, from the coding sequence ATGCAGTTCCGCACCGAACTAACAGTACCTACTGCCCCTTCCCGTTTTTCCCGCACCAAAGGTATTCTCACCATGGGCTCTTGCTTTGCTGAAGTAATGGGCAAAAAATTGCAGGATGTCAAAGCAAACACCCTGGTCAACCCTTTTGGCACTATCTTCAACCCGATTTCTATCCATAATCTTCTTCGGGCAGCCCTTACAGAGAACACAGAAAGCTTAGAAGCAGGTCTGGTGGAGTATAATGGCATCTGGCACCATTTTGATTTTCATTCGTCTTTCTCTCACACTCAGCCAGAAGTTTTGTTGCAGAGGCTAAAAGACCAACTACAACAGACCCACTCCTTCCTGATGCAGGCGCAAGTCCTTATGATCACTTGGGGGACGGCGTATGTTTATGAACATATAGAAAAGCACCTTTTAGTAGCGAATTGCCATAAAGTGCCCCAAAAAGCATTCACCAAGCGGCTTCTCTCGCTGGAAGAAATGGTGCAAGACACCAGATTAACCTTGGAGCTGTTGGAGCAGCATTGCCCTAGCCTGCAGGTGATTCTTACCGTAAGTCCCGTACGTCACCTGAAAGACACGCTTCCGCTGAACTCGGTGAGCAAAAGCCTGTTGCGGGTGGTGGCGCACCAAGCCATGGAACATCACTCTAAAATCACCTACTTCCCGGCCTATGAGCTGCTCCTGGATGATCTTCGTGATTACCGCTTTTATGCTGCAGATTTACTGCATCCTTCAGAAATGGCCGAAGAATACATCTGGGACAAATTCACGCAAGCCTACGCGGACCAGGCTTTCACGAACTTTATAAGCCGCTGGAAAGAAATTCAGCGTGAACTGGCCCACAGATCATTCCATCCCGATAGCCAAGGCCACCAGCAGTTCCTCAAAAAACTTTTGCTAAAGCTGCAGGAAATGTCTTTAGAAGCTGATGTTACAGCTGAAATTGACTTGGTTCAGCACCAGCTTCGTATAGACTAA